The Methanocella arvoryzae MRE50 genome includes a region encoding these proteins:
- a CDS encoding site-2 protease family protein has protein sequence MNSRIGTSELIELLIAFVVLTLAFSFMFAGVRLFSPNFGNLTAEVFFVAAVGVGSGFLLHELAHKFTAMRYGYYAEFKTSQNGLLLTIGSALLGFLFAAPGAVYISRPLYGYDGSPEIAGNPDDDEYWDNLTSRRKDDKELKISIAGPVTNLVLAALFFVLIQMGVLSGLILTAAVYGIIINLILAAFNMIPFGPLDGAKVFRSSPMVWVIVGIPMILLGLVAMFAPGILLSLF, from the coding sequence ATGAACTCCAGAATCGGGACCTCAGAGCTCATCGAACTGCTGATCGCGTTCGTCGTGCTGACCTTGGCGTTCAGCTTCATGTTCGCAGGGGTAAGGCTGTTCAGCCCTAACTTCGGCAACCTGACAGCAGAAGTGTTTTTCGTCGCTGCGGTGGGCGTCGGCAGCGGATTCCTGCTCCACGAGCTTGCCCACAAGTTTACCGCCATGAGGTACGGTTACTACGCTGAGTTCAAGACCAGCCAGAACGGCCTGCTCCTCACCATCGGAAGCGCGCTGTTAGGCTTTCTGTTCGCGGCCCCTGGCGCGGTGTACATCTCCAGACCACTGTACGGGTACGATGGCAGCCCGGAGATAGCGGGCAACCCAGATGACGACGAGTACTGGGATAACCTGACCAGCCGCCGGAAGGACGATAAGGAGCTGAAGATCTCGATCGCCGGGCCGGTGACCAACCTGGTTCTCGCAGCGCTGTTCTTCGTCCTCATTCAGATGGGCGTCCTGTCAGGGCTGATCCTCACCGCCGCAGTATACGGTATCATCATCAACCTCATCCTGGCCGCCTTCAACATGATCCCCTTCGGCCCCCTGGACGGCGCCAAAGTCTTCCGGTCCAGCCCCATGGTCTGGGTAATCGTCGGCATACCTATGATACTGCTGGGCCTCGTCGCCATGTTCGCGCCGGGGATTCTGCTGTCGCTGTTCTAA
- a CDS encoding GTP-binding protein — protein sequence MFEHHATRVSVRDRENRVKVVAFGSYHSGKTSLIRSIDPLTRTTEAYNPEGGTTVALDFGIREHRGYKIFIYGTPGQDRFGVARAVVSFGLHAGIVVVDSVRGMTSFEKKILAELTEHNVPCVVLASKIDLPGASVDRVRRDSGNACVLPFSAATGQGVDELLDRLADIASTMA from the coding sequence ATGTTCGAACACCATGCGACCAGGGTCAGCGTCAGAGACCGGGAAAACCGGGTCAAAGTCGTAGCTTTCGGCTCATATCACTCTGGCAAGACCTCGCTGATCCGTTCGATCGACCCCCTTACCCGTACGACCGAGGCATACAATCCAGAAGGCGGGACTACCGTCGCTCTGGACTTCGGCATCCGGGAACACCGGGGCTATAAAATATTCATCTACGGCACCCCTGGCCAGGATCGTTTCGGGGTGGCCAGGGCTGTGGTATCTTTCGGCCTGCACGCCGGCATCGTGGTGGTGGACTCTGTCCGGGGCATGACCTCTTTTGAGAAGAAGATCCTCGCCGAGCTGACAGAGCACAACGTACCGTGCGTGGTACTGGCCTCGAAGATAGACCTTCCCGGCGCCTCCGTCGACCGGGTCAGGCGGGACTCGGGCAACGCCTGCGTCCTTCCATTTTCCGCCGCCACGGGCCAGGGCGTCGACGAGCTCCTCGACCGGCTGGCCGACATTGCGAGCACAATGGCATAA
- a CDS encoding bifunctional nuclease family protein, with protein sequence MSDYVPVSVKGVYFVSTITGPQAVVFLSDNEDMMVPIYIGPAEAISIDVALRRETTPRPMTHDLLKTIMDNFSIGIDRIIIDDLDEQVFYARLMLQDGDRQVEIDARPSDCIALAVRTNASIFIEREIMEKVSIDRKDIEAAGNLEDFAE encoded by the coding sequence ATGAGCGATTACGTGCCGGTGAGCGTGAAGGGGGTCTACTTTGTGAGCACGATCACAGGGCCTCAGGCTGTCGTCTTTCTCTCGGACAACGAGGACATGATGGTGCCGATTTACATCGGGCCCGCGGAAGCGATCTCCATAGACGTGGCGCTCCGCAGGGAAACAACTCCAAGGCCGATGACCCACGACCTGCTCAAGACGATCATGGACAACTTCAGCATCGGCATCGACCGCATCATCATCGACGACCTCGACGAGCAGGTCTTCTACGCGAGGCTGATGCTCCAGGACGGGGACAGGCAGGTGGAGATCGACGCCCGCCCCAGCGACTGCATAGCCCTGGCAGTCCGGACCAACGCCAGCATCTTCATCGAGCGCGAGATCATGGAGAAAGTCTCGATAGACCGGAAGGATATCGAGGCCGCGGGGAACTTAGAGGACTTCGCGGAATAA